A window of Methanocaldococcus vulcanius M7 genomic DNA:
AGAGGTTACTTACAAGATGGAAATTACAGATGGAGGAATAATAAAGCGAATAATGATTAGGACTCCAACAGTTATGAACTTAGAAGCATACAAATACATGTTAAAAACTTGTCCGACAGTTGCTGATGCTGTTTCTACTTACACAAGTATAGATCCTTGCATATCTTGCACTGAGAGGAGTATATACATAGTTAAAGATGGAAAAGAGATTCCAGTAGGAGTAAAACATCCATAAAGATGATTACTAATTTAATTTTAATTATTGTAGTTAGGTGGTTGTTATGGCATCATCACTATGGTATCTCTATAGACCATAGGAGGAGACCTCCTATTGGTATACCACACGTCCATTAAGTTGCCTCTTCCAGAGACAATTAATGTCCAAACTCTATATATTATGTTAAAAAATTAGGCGTATTGAGATTTAGGTGGTTGTTATGGCATCATCACTATGGTATCTCTATGAATTCGCAAGGAGAAAATGGATTAAAAGATTTATTAATGCGAAATCAGATAAAAGTTCTTATATCCCTCCCGAGAGGTATAGAAAAGTCCCACCTATTGTAAAATACCCTGAGAGGTGTATTTCTTGTGAAGGATGTAAAGAGAGTTGCCCTGCATTTGCGGTAGAGATGATTTACAGTGAGGAATTTCAAAAAAACATTCCGTTAATAGATGAAGGTTCATGTATTGCCTGTGCCAACTGTGTAGAGATGTGTCCAACCGGAGTTTTGGAAATAGATAAACATAGGATAGAAACAGAAGGATTATTCTTTGATAAACCAAAATATAATAACCTATTAATTGACGATGAGGTGTGTGTCCACTGCGGAAACTGTGAAAGGGCTTGCCCAATAAACGTAATCGAGCGGAAGGAGGGAAGATATGTAATAAATATGTCTCAATGTATTTCTTGTAAGGAGTGTATCAATGCCTGTCCGATAGAAGATGCGATCATAGTTGTTGATGAGAAAACATTAAAGGAGAAAATAGAAAAAGCATTCGAAATTAAAACTAAAAAGATCATGGGAAAATTGGAAGTTAAAGAAAGCATCGATGAAGTTCCTCATATAGTTGACAGCATATGTTTAACTTGTGGATTGTGTAAGGATGTTTGCGTTGGAGAAATTGATCTAAATAAAAAAGTTATTGTTAACTGTGTAAAATGTGGGTTTTGTATAGATGTCTGTCCAACAACTGCCATAAGGACACATAAAGAGATCGTTCCAAAGAGAAAGGATATATGCTACATGGTTGACGAGGATATGTGTATTGGATGTAGAATCTGTCAGAAGGTTTGTGGTTCTGGTGCTATAAAGATCAGCAAAGAGACAAAACTTCCATACATTATTCCAGATCTCTGTGTTAGGGGAGGGGCCTGTGCAAGAGAGTGTCCTGTTGGGGCTATAAAGATTGTTAAACCAGAAGAAGCCGAAAAAGCTGTTAAAGTTAGAATAATTGAAGATAAAATTATCGAAACTATTGAGAAAGATCTAATCTCATTCACAAAGAAATACGGAAAAGTTAAGGAGGAAATAGAAAAACTGTCAATTAAAAAATTAAAAGAAGAGTTAAGAAAAAAGGTCTACGAAGAGAATAAAAGAATAATGAAAAAGAAGAGGGAGTTGCAATGATAAAAGAAATAATCTCTAAACATTTTAATTTAGAAGATAACATCAAACTACTCCCAAAATTTAACATAGTATTGAATAGAAGAGAAATTATTGTTAAAGAGGATAAGTGCATTGGTTGTGGAAAGTGTAGAGAAGTATGCCCAACTAACGCGATAACTTATAACAACAAACTTCACATAGTTATAAACAGAGAAAAATGTGTATTCTGCGGAAAGTGTAAAGAAGTGTGCCCAACTAACGCGATAGTTATAATTCGATTAAGATGCGAAATAAAAGAAGATGCGAAAATAATTGAAGTTGATAAGTATGAATTTATAGAGTATCTAAGTGAGAGATGTGCTTCTTGCTTAGTTTGTTTAAAGAATTGCCCCTTCCATGCCATCGAAGAATATGGAGATAAGATTAGGATTGATATAAACAAATGTGAACTCTGTGGAAAGTGTGAAGAGATCTGTCCTTTGAATGCAATAATATTACGGTAGAGGAATACACTTCTAAATTTTCAAGATAGAAGGTGGTGTGAGTTGATAGAGATTAAAAAGCCATTAAAGGAAATTATAAAAAATATAGATGGAGAGGAATATTATATAAACGAAATTGCAAAGAAAATAACTCCAATATCTTATAAGTTAATATATATAGATGAAACGAAATGTGTTAGATGTAATCTCTGCTACAAAGAATGTCCAGTAAATGCAATAGAAAAAGCAAAAGTCAAAAATCCTGCCAAAATAATAGAAGACAAATGTGTTAAATGTGAAATATGTGCTCAAACGTGTCCAGTTGGAGCGATCTATGTTATAGAAGGAGAGGCAGAGGTTAAAGATGAGGAAGTCCATTACTTGATAAAAGAAAAGCCAGTTCCACATCGAAAAATAAGATTAAAAAGTTATCAACTTGATGAGGAGAAGTGTATAAAATGTGGTATATGTGCAAGATTTTGTCCAACAAATGCGATAAAAGTGGTTAGGAGGAAGAGTATAGAAGTTAACTTAGATCTTTGCATGGGTTGTGGAGCATGTGAATCAGTATGTCCAAAAAAATGCATAAAAGTTGAAAATGAGATAGGAGATGTGATAAGGACGAGAGATATTGATGTCAATAAAAACTTATGTGTTGGTTGTTTCGTTTGTATAGAGGAATGTCCTGTTAATGCAATAGATCAAGATGGAGATAAAGTAAAAATAAACAAGGAAAAGTGTATACTCTGTGGAAGATGTGTTGATGTCTGCCCAACAAACGCGATAAAGATGTGGGATATACATTAGATCCATTTCTCAATTAAGTTTTTTAAATCTTCTCTAAACTCCTCATTTTTTAAGAGATCTTCTAAAATTTTCTTTCTGTCTTTCGAGTTTGGGATTATTTCTTTTAAAACATCTCTGAACTTTGCTATTCCATCTAAATCTGCTGATTTTAGGTAGTTTTCTACAATGATCCTAATATTTCTTGCTATCAAGGGGCTTTTGCCTCCTGTGTATATACTAAAAATCACACCATCAACTTCTGTGCAAGCAGGAATTATAAAATTGATTTCTTCTTCATTCGTAGATGAATTTACAAATTTATTCAGAGATAATGCAATTTTTACTATTTTTTTGTTTGTCTGAGGATCTATTGCGGTTATTACAAAATCATATTTTGTTATAATTTTTTTTAGTTCGTCATCACTTAACTTTTTAATATCTAATTTTATTAAATTTAAATTATCGCATCTATCTTTTAAAGATTTAATTTCCTCACTAAACTCCATAGAATATATATCAACAATTCCTCCGTTTTTCAATATTTTTTTAGCCCGTCTCGTTCCCACAGATCCACAGCCGAATATAACAACCTTCTTTCCCTTAAAAGATAACAAAACAGGAAGCAAAAGAACCCCTCCTATTTTAATTTTATAAGAATTTTATTAAATTTTATTGGGGCTATATTATTTTGTATTAGTTTATTTTTAATTATTTTTTACTTATTTCTAACACGACGTAGATCTACGGCACCCACTATATGAATGTGTCGAATTGTTCATCGACTCACCTCCATACGCTTAGATGTAATTAAAAATAGTTGTATATATTTATTATGTTTATTAATTCCAGTTAACAACATTAGAATAAGAATAGAATTAAGAAAATAGAAAATAAATTAAAATAAATTAAAAAGAGATAAGATTAAAAAGTTTAAAAAATATAAAAAAGAAATATAGAAGATAGAACAAGGTTTTTACTCAAATTTATCTAAATAGTAGTTTATAATATCTTCTCCATTTAGGTAAACTAAATTATGCTTTTCTGCATATTTTCTTGTTTCTGATTTGCTCATTGCTTCTCCATTATCTCCCATCATCTCACAGATGGTAGTTATTGGAGTTAATCCTGACATTTCTGCAAGAGCAACTGTCATTTCTGTATGTCCTTGCCTATTTTTAACTAAACCTTCACATGCTCTAAGAAGAATAACATGTCCCGGACTTCTAAATTCTTTTCCAAAATCGCTGAATCTCTGTTCTTCCACTAACTCTGTTAATTTTTTTATTGTGAAGGATCTATCTTTGTCAGTGATTCCTGTAAATGTTTTTCTATGATTTATTGTTATGGAGAATGATGATTTTTCATCATAGGGAATGTCATTTGGGTAGAGTTCCTTTAAAACTTTAAATTTCTGAGAGGCAAACTCTAAAATATCCACCATAAACGGAATTCCTAAATTTTCACATATTTTCGGATGTAAAGCTGTGCAGATCAACCCTCCAGCATCTTTTCTCATCGTTCTTATATGTTCTGGCGTTATAAATTGAGATGCAACTACCATATCCGTTTCTCCTTCTCTTTCATCAGAATCATACACCAGTATTATCTCTCCTCTTTTCAGTGCTTTAATTGCATTTTCAACGTTTTTATCACTCATATTATCTACCTTATTAAGTTTATGAATTCATGTATGAATTTTATTTATTTGGGGGAAAATTGTATTTTTACCACATCTCCATCTTTTAACCCAAATTCATCTCTTAGCTTTATTGGAGCCACTACTTCTATAATATCGCTACTATGATATGTTTTTTTCGGCAACACTACTGCACCCTTTATTCTCCTGCCTTCAATTATTATATAAACAGGAAAAACTTTTACTCCAAAGAACTTTTTTCCTTCAAATTCAAAATCCTCAGTTTCAATATATTTAAAATATTTAAATGCTTCTTTAAATTTTTCTTTTGAAATATTTCTCAACATTATATTTAACGTTCCTTCATAAGGCACAAAACCAAGGATCTTTTTAAATGTCTTTTTATAGGGAGGGAGGGAAAGGAAGTATCTTCCTTCCCCAAAGCCAGAAACCACTTCTCCTTCAATTAACACTATCTCACTCCTGCTTTTTTGGTTTATATTCTCCAAGCAACTTTAACGCTAAAATTCCAGCCCACGAGGCCTCTAAAACCACACTCAAAAGGATCGTCATAAATGTTCCTATTATGATCGTTCCTGCAATATCTATCGGAGAGATATATTTAGTTATATATTGGGGAATTTTGTCAGCATTTTTTAAAATCTCGATACCAACAGTTACAGCCAGAGCTGCTGGAACAACACCTCTCGGCCCTTCCAAAGCTAAATAAAGTTTTTCCTTAACTGACAGTTTTGAGCCCAATAGCCCTATAAAAACTCCGATGGGTCTTGCTAAAAATATCGACCCAAATGCCACTAACAATCCTACAAGGAAATAATTCTCTAACATACTAAGTTTTATACACGCCCCTAAAAATACGAAGATAAAAACACGGGCTAATAGTGAAAGATCATCACAGAATGATACAATATACTTGTAGTCAATATCATCAGCCCTAAACAATGAATCCCCTAAATACAAACCCATTATTGCAACAGCCATATATCCACTAAACCCATATCCGAGAGTTTTTGGTAGGAGATCATCTCCCAAGTAGAGGAGAAGCATAGCTCCCCCAAGAACCAAGGGAGCGACATACTCATGAAAATTGCAACTTAATATTATCTTCTTGTAGATCTTTGCCATTAAAAGCCCTACAACTATGGCCCCTCCTGCAAGTGTTATCAGATCTATGGCTGGATTTGATGAGGAGGATAATCCAAACAATCCTAACACTACGCTTGTGGAGACGATGCCAAGTGGATCGTTAAATATGCTCTCTGCCTCTAACGTTATCGCTATTTCTGGGTTTGTTTTAACTCTTGAAAATACTGGAATTAGGGTTGCAGGATCGGTTGCTGAGATTATCGCTCCAAACAAGTATCCAACAGGAGAGTTATACGGTAAATTCAATACTAAATTAAATACAAAACCCGAAACTAAGAGTGTTATTAAAAATGTTATGGTATCTAATCTAATAACTGTTTTTATAACCCTTCTAAGTAGAGAGATTCTCATCGTAAACGCTCCTCCTAATAAAATAAAGATCAAGCCAATTGGTCCTGCATATTCAAATATATCCATTGCAGATTCAGATGGGATTATGTGTAAAAAAGGCCCTATACTCAGCCCCAATAGTAATAACAATGGAATATCTGGTATTTTTAATTTTTCAGCTATTTTTGCTACTAACGATCCAAGAACGAGGGCCAATCCAAGATAACCAATAGCTAACATTAGTTCCATGGTATCACAGAAATACGTGTTTTTATCTTTTGTATTTTTGTTTTTACAAGTTTTAATAATATTTTAATTAATATATAGTTAGATGATAAATCAAGCCACGATGTAATTTGAGATATATAAAAAGTGCAATAAAACTTCAAACATATTGTTTGACATATTCAAGTTAATATACATATTTTAATATATAAATATTTATACATCCACAATAAAAATCTAAAAAGATTAGAAGTCAATGCCTATCCTGAGGAGTTCTAACCTCTTCTATAATCCTTTTACCTGCAACAACCTCATCTATACTGTGAATTGTTCCTCCCAACATTTCTACGATTTCCTGAATCTCATCAAAATCAAGATTACTTCCCTCAATAGTTACCTTCACATTTTCTGTTTCCTTGTCAATTTCATAGACCGTAATGTTTACTCCGTCAATATTTGGGAGAGATGTTAGTTTTAGAGCCATTTCTGTTATTTTTGGCTCGTGTGGTTTTAATATATCTAAAACGATCCTTCTGATTCCATTCAAGGTTATCCCTCTTAATGTTTTTCAACAAATATATCTTTAACCATTAAAGAGTTATTTAAGGTTAATTGTTAAGTATCATAAAATCTTTAATTTTTATAACTTTTGTAATTTTCATTTTTTATTCCTGGTTTTTATAATTTATAAATGGGGTATTAAGAATATTACAGAAGGAAAACAGTTAAAAAGTTAGATATTAAAACTACAAATGATAAGATATTAATATCCCTTTGGGGTAAAAATATTTTGTGTAATTCAAAAAGACCATAAAAATAGAACCAATATATTGAAATTAAATAAGAGTTTAGTGTAAATAATAAAAAGAAAGGAGGGAGAGAATGGAAATAAACGGTGTTTATATTGAAGATACATTTGCAGAGGCATTTCCAATATGGGTTTCAAGAGTTTTAATAACTGCTGCAACAAAAAAGTGGGCTAAAATTGCTGCAACAGAAGCGACAGGTTTCGGTTGTTCAGTTATAATGTGTCCAGCAGAGGCAGGAATTGAGAAATATGTCCCTCCATCAAAAACACCAGATGGAAGACCTGGTTTTATAATACAAATATGCCACCCTAAAAAAGCAGAGTTAGAGCATCAAATGTTAGAGAGATTGGGACAGTGTGTTTTAACATGCCCAACAACTGCTATTTTTGATGCAATGGGGGATAAAGCTGATGAGCAGTTAAAGGTTGGATTCAAGTTGAAATTTTTCGGAGACGGTTATGAGAAGAAGGATGAATTATATGGAAGAAAAGTTTATAAAATCCCAATCATGGGAGGAGAGTTTATAACTGAGGCAAAATTCGGAATTAAGAAAGGAGTTGCTGGAGGAAACTTCTTTATAATGGCAGATACCAATGCAACTGCTTTAATTGCTGCTGAGGCAGCTGTTAACGCCATTGCGAGTGTTGAAGGAGCAATAACCCCATTCCCGGGAGGAGTTGTTGCTTCAGGAAGTAAAGTTGGAGCAAGCAATCCAAAATACAAGTTCATGGTTGCTACAACAAATCATAAGATGTGTCCAACATTGAAAGGAGTTGTTGAAGATACAGAAATTCCTGAAGATGTTAATGGTGTTTATGAGATAGTTATTGATGGAGTTGATGAAGAGGCAGTTAAAGAGGCAATGAAACAAGGTATTTTAGCCGCTACAACAGTTAAAGGTGTTAAGAAGATCACAGCAGGAAACTATGGCGGTAAGTTGGGTAAATACCAGTTTAATTTAAGAGAGTTATTTGAATAAATTAATAAATTACTACCTTTTGATTTTTTGATTTTGATTATTCTTTAATATCATTTCAACATCCCTTCTTTTTTGCAAAGAAAAATATATAAAACACCTCCTACAAATAAAATTTAAATAGTTAATAATTTAAAATTATATTCGTTGATTTAAGTGAAAAGTTTCGAATAGAATAAAACTTAACAACAAAATCTTGTAAAGGTGGAGCTGAATTGAGATAAAACCATATAGGGGGTTTTTGGTTTGAAACCAAAATACGCATTAAGAAAAGATATGATTGGAGAATTTACGTTGAATAAATCCTTTAATACATATAAAGGAAAAGTTTTAAAGGCAGATTTCAATGGGCCGATAGAAGGAATAGTAATGAGGAATAAAAAAGACCATATATATTTTTACCCACTTTTAGCTCTGCATATGGTTAAGCCAGTTAACTGTATTCCAATAAATGTGATTCCCAAGACATCCCTTCCAACGAATCCAAAGAATGTTCATATAAAAGAGGCACTATCTCGAATAGTAGGAAGAACCTTAAAGGTGTATTATGAAACGCCAAAAACCTCATATTTGGGTAGGTTGTTGGGGTTTACGAGGGGAGTGTTCTCTTGGACTCTTGTTTTGGAAATTCATGGAGAAGTGGTATTGTTGTTTAATCCTGATTATATAGTTTATTATGGAACTAAATGGAAATTTTTAAAAAACAATCCTCCATATAAAGAGCCAAAACTTATGAACATAACTAAAACAGCCAATCATTTAAAAAGATGTTTGTTAGAAGATGTTATTATAGAGCCAGAATATCCAAGAATAAACATAGAGGACAAAGTTTACATCTATCCATATGGAGTGGTTTCAAAAGACGATTATTTGGGAAAAACTGTTGAAGAAATATTAAAAGAAAAAGAGTTCCTAATTTAAAGGTAATTAAAAAATAATCAACAAAACTTGTCCTAAACAACAGAAGTTTTTAAAAATTTTAAAATTTTCTTTTTTCGGTATAACTTCTTAATATAATAAAAAATAGGTCATAATATCCCGTTTTTTTCTATAAAAGCTCAGAAAATTTTAATCTATTTTAACACCGAAGAGTTTATATATGAGTAATCATTATTTACACTAAAAAATCTTAAAACTATTATATATAATCGTTCATAAGTCGAAAAAAACATGAGTTTTCGGAGGTGCGTCGAATGAATAAAGAGATAAGCCCGATTCATTCCTATTTTAAATTACCAAACACTATCTCACTTGTAGCAGGAAGTAGCGAAGGAAAAACACCACTAAATGCTTTTGATGGGGCTTTGTTAGATGCAGGGATTGGTAATGTAAACTTAATTAGAATAAGCAGTATAATGCCCCCGAAAGCAGAGATCGTTCCTCTACCAAAACTACCAATGGGTGCATTAGTTCCCACAGCATATGGTTATATTATAAGCGAAACCCCGGGAGAAACAATATCTGCTGCAATAAGCATTGCAATACCAAAAGATGAAGACCTTTGTGGTTTAATTATGGAATTTGAAGGGGTCTGTGGTAAAAAAGAGGCAGAAGAGAAGGTTAGAGAGATGGCAAAGATCGGATTTGAAATGAGAGGTTGGGAATTGAAAGAAATAAAATCAATTGCTGTTGAACATACAGTTGAAAAATTGGGATGTGCATTTGCCGCAGCAGCACTGTGGTATAAATAACTTTCGAAAAACATTAACAGTTAAATATGAAATAGGTATAATTTATGAGAGTAAAAATAATTTAAAGATAGTTTCCGAATTCCTAAAAAAGAAAATTTTATTTTTTATTTATCGATTTTGGAGGTGAAAGAATGTTGAAATACTTAGGAAAACACTTAATATTGGAGTTATGGGGTTGCGATCCAAAAGCGTTGGATGACGAGAAAGGCATCGAAAAAATGCTTGTTGACTGCGTTGAGGCCTG
This region includes:
- a CDS encoding 4Fe-4S binding protein, encoding MIKEIISKHFNLEDNIKLLPKFNIVLNRREIIVKEDKCIGCGKCREVCPTNAITYNNKLHIVINREKCVFCGKCKEVCPTNAIVIIRLRCEIKEDAKIIEVDKYEFIEYLSERCASCLVCLKNCPFHAIEEYGDKIRIDINKCELCGKCEEICPLNAIILR
- a CDS encoding 4Fe-4S binding protein: MASSLWYLYEFARRKWIKRFINAKSDKSSYIPPERYRKVPPIVKYPERCISCEGCKESCPAFAVEMIYSEEFQKNIPLIDEGSCIACANCVEMCPTGVLEIDKHRIETEGLFFDKPKYNNLLIDDEVCVHCGNCERACPINVIERKEGRYVINMSQCISCKECINACPIEDAIIVVDEKTLKEKIEKAFEIKTKKIMGKLEVKESIDEVPHIVDSICLTCGLCKDVCVGEIDLNKKVIVNCVKCGFCIDVCPTTAIRTHKEIVPKRKDICYMVDEDMCIGCRICQKVCGSGAIKISKETKLPYIIPDLCVRGGACARECPVGAIKIVKPEEAEKAVKVRIIEDKIIETIEKDLISFTKKYGKVKEEIEKLSIKKLKEELRKKVYEENKRIMKKKRELQ
- a CDS encoding precorrin-2 dehydrogenase/sirohydrochlorin ferrochelatase family protein is translated as MLPVLLSFKGKKVVIFGCGSVGTRRAKKILKNGGIVDIYSMEFSEEIKSLKDRCDNLNLIKLDIKKLSDDELKKIITKYDFVITAIDPQTNKKIVKIALSLNKFVNSSTNEEEINFIIPACTEVDGVIFSIYTGGKSPLIARNIRIIVENYLKSADLDGIAKFRDVLKEIIPNSKDRKKILEDLLKNEEFREDLKNLIEKWI
- the ribK gene encoding CTP-dependent riboflavin kinase translates to MLIEGEVVSGFGEGRYFLSLPPYKKTFKKILGFVPYEGTLNIMLRNISKEKFKEAFKYFKYIETEDFEFEGKKFFGVKVFPVYIIIEGRRIKGAVVLPKKTYHSSDIIEVVAPIKLRDEFGLKDGDVVKIQFSPK
- a CDS encoding cation:proton antiporter, encoding MELMLAIGYLGLALVLGSLVAKIAEKLKIPDIPLLLLLGLSIGPFLHIIPSESAMDIFEYAGPIGLIFILLGGAFTMRISLLRRVIKTVIRLDTITFLITLLVSGFVFNLVLNLPYNSPVGYLFGAIISATDPATLIPVFSRVKTNPEIAITLEAESIFNDPLGIVSTSVVLGLFGLSSSSNPAIDLITLAGGAIVVGLLMAKIYKKIILSCNFHEYVAPLVLGGAMLLLYLGDDLLPKTLGYGFSGYMAVAIMGLYLGDSLFRADDIDYKYIVSFCDDLSLLARVFIFVFLGACIKLSMLENYFLVGLLVAFGSIFLARPIGVFIGLLGSKLSVKEKLYLALEGPRGVVPAALAVTVGIEILKNADKIPQYITKYISPIDIAGTIIIGTFMTILLSVVLEASWAGILALKLLGEYKPKKQE
- a CDS encoding DUF211 domain-containing protein; translation: MNGIRRIVLDILKPHEPKITEMALKLTSLPNIDGVNITVYEIDKETENVKVTIEGSNLDFDEIQEIVEMLGGTIHSIDEVVAGKRIIEEVRTPQDRH
- a CDS encoding pyruvoyl-dependent arginine decarboxylase — encoded protein: MNKEISPIHSYFKLPNTISLVAGSSEGKTPLNAFDGALLDAGIGNVNLIRISSIMPPKAEIVPLPKLPMGALVPTAYGYIISETPGETISAAISIAIPKDEDLCGLIMEFEGVCGKKEAEEKVREMAKIGFEMRGWELKEIKSIAVEHTVEKLGCAFAAAALWYK
- a CDS encoding 4Fe-4S binding protein — protein: MIEIKKPLKEIIKNIDGEEYYINEIAKKITPISYKLIYIDETKCVRCNLCYKECPVNAIEKAKVKNPAKIIEDKCVKCEICAQTCPVGAIYVIEGEAEVKDEEVHYLIKEKPVPHRKIRLKSYQLDEEKCIKCGICARFCPTNAIKVVRRKSIEVNLDLCMGCGACESVCPKKCIKVENEIGDVIRTRDIDVNKNLCVGCFVCIEECPVNAIDQDGDKVKINKEKCILCGRCVDVCPTNAIKMWDIH
- the fhcD gene encoding formylmethanofuran--tetrahydromethanopterin N-formyltransferase, whose amino-acid sequence is MEINGVYIEDTFAEAFPIWVSRVLITAATKKWAKIAATEATGFGCSVIMCPAEAGIEKYVPPSKTPDGRPGFIIQICHPKKAELEHQMLERLGQCVLTCPTTAIFDAMGDKADEQLKVGFKLKFFGDGYEKKDELYGRKVYKIPIMGGEFITEAKFGIKKGVAGGNFFIMADTNATALIAAEAAVNAIASVEGAITPFPGGVVASGSKVGASNPKYKFMVATTNHKMCPTLKGVVEDTEIPEDVNGVYEIVIDGVDEEAVKEAMKQGILAATTVKGVKKITAGNYGGKLGKYQFNLRELFE
- the ribB gene encoding 3,4-dihydroxy-2-butanone-4-phosphate synthase produces the protein MSDKNVENAIKALKRGEIILVYDSDEREGETDMVVASQFITPEHIRTMRKDAGGLICTALHPKICENLGIPFMVDILEFASQKFKVLKELYPNDIPYDEKSSFSITINHRKTFTGITDKDRSFTIKKLTELVEEQRFSDFGKEFRSPGHVILLRACEGLVKNRQGHTEMTVALAEMSGLTPITTICEMMGDNGEAMSKSETRKYAEKHNLVYLNGEDIINYYLDKFE